The following coding sequences are from one Fusibacter sp. A1 window:
- the ortB gene encoding 2-amino-4-oxopentanoate thiolase subunit OrtB: protein MRDNSYQGVMSRRNEIMKKAVGIDYSTFESGAIAFDYEKMMRETGYTLEEMQAIQGSTGVGNTPILELKNLTALARKSAKAGKGARIFLKDEACNPSGSFKARRAANAVYHAKKLGYKGVIAATSGNYGAAVASQAAMHGLKCIIVQECFDSEGKGQPEIIEKARKCEAYGAEVVQLSVGPELFYTFLQLLEETEYFNASLYTPFGIAGVETLGYELALQMRERVGRDPDVVVCTNAGGGNLTGTARGLRKAGAVDTKVVAASVDLSGLHMASDKQFNKKSFTTGHTGFGVPFTTVPDRSDVPRSAARPMRYMDRYVTVKQGEVFYMTEALAQIEGLERGPAGNTSLVAAFAIAQEMNEDQIIVVQETEYTGAGKSIQPQLSFARDNGIDIKFGNPDEEVPGVNIIMPANPSMIKARDLDLDKLKVSVIKNAIKDFDPNTISDEDIAYLVDETSTNTEYVKNAINKLSDV from the coding sequence ATGAGAGACAACAGTTACCAAGGTGTAATGAGCCGCCGAAACGAAATTATGAAAAAGGCTGTCGGTATTGACTATAGTACTTTTGAATCGGGAGCGATCGCTTTTGATTACGAAAAAATGATGCGAGAAACCGGTTATACGCTAGAAGAAATGCAGGCGATCCAGGGTAGCACAGGTGTCGGCAACACTCCGATCCTTGAGCTTAAGAACCTTACAGCACTTGCAAGAAAATCAGCGAAAGCAGGAAAGGGTGCCAGAATCTTCTTAAAAGACGAGGCATGCAATCCTTCGGGCAGTTTTAAGGCAAGACGTGCTGCAAATGCCGTTTATCACGCTAAAAAACTTGGTTATAAGGGTGTTATTGCTGCAACAAGCGGTAACTACGGGGCTGCCGTAGCTTCACAGGCGGCGATGCACGGCCTTAAATGTATCATCGTCCAGGAATGTTTTGATTCTGAGGGCAAGGGACAACCGGAAATTATCGAGAAGGCTAGAAAATGCGAAGCATACGGAGCCGAGGTCGTTCAATTGTCCGTAGGTCCGGAACTATTCTACACCTTCCTTCAACTGCTTGAAGAAACAGAATATTTCAATGCATCACTTTATACACCGTTCGGTATCGCTGGTGTCGAAACCCTTGGTTACGAACTTGCGCTCCAAATGAGAGAACGTGTGGGTAGAGACCCTGATGTGGTGGTTTGCACCAACGCCGGCGGCGGTAACTTAACCGGTACTGCGCGAGGCTTAAGAAAAGCAGGTGCTGTAGACACCAAAGTGGTTGCTGCAAGTGTCGATCTATCTGGTCTGCATATGGCTAGTGACAAACAATTCAATAAAAAATCATTCACAACAGGTCACACTGGATTCGGTGTTCCCTTTACCACAGTACCTGATAGAAGCGACGTACCACGTTCAGCTGCACGTCCTATGCGTTATATGGACAGATATGTGACTGTCAAGCAAGGTGAAGTGTTCTATATGACAGAAGCCTTAGCTCAAATTGAAGGTCTTGAAAGAGGTCCTGCCGGTAACACTTCGCTTGTTGCCGCATTCGCTATCGCACAAGAAATGAACGAAGACCAGATCATCGTTGTTCAAGAAACTGAATATACAGGCGCTGGCAAAAGCATTCAGCCACAGCTTAGTTTTGCAAGGGACAACGGCATAGATATCAAGTTCGGCAACCCAGATGAAGAAGTACCTGGTGTGAACATCATCATGCCTGCTAATCCTTCGATGATCAAGGCACGTGATTTGGATCTTGATAAATTGAAGGTGTCTGTCATTAAAAATGCTATTAAGGATTTTGATCCAAATACGATTTCTGATGAAGATATCGCTTATTTGGTGGACGAGACAAGTACAAATACTGAATAT
- the ortA gene encoding 2-amino-4-oxopentanoate thiolase subunit OrtA, producing MAKKGDYVNIYNVVLTPAERAPQVPEDTKSVPLEMWVRGFLTEDGDIGDEVTVETITGRKVTGKIVEIAPTYNHSFGKHIPEIYEIGKQLRSILFGGDL from the coding sequence ATGGCTAAGAAAGGCGATTATGTAAATATATACAACGTCGTACTAACGCCAGCTGAACGTGCGCCGCAAGTGCCGGAGGATACAAAATCTGTGCCGCTTGAAATGTGGGTTCGTGGATTCCTTACTGAAGATGGCGACATCGGTGACGAAGTGACAGTAGAAACCATCACAGGACGTAAAGTGACAGGTAAGATTGTCGAAATCGCGCCGACATACAACCACTCCTTTGGTAAACATATTCCAGAAATCTACGAAATAGGCAAACAGTTGAGATCAATCTTGTTCGGAGGTGACTTATAA
- the ord gene encoding 2,4-diaminopentanoate dehydrogenase encodes MKRNVRVAIWGFGAMGSGMAEMLLKKTGVEITAVCDRHEGRVGKDIHEVLGVERGDRAEVIINPNVEEVIKEGVCDVVLCATDSFTKSAFPRLKYCLEQKLNVISTAEEMAYPQAQNPELAAELDRIAKENGVSILGTGINPGLIMDLLVVILTGAMTELDHVKAERINSLSPFGHTVMEEQGVGLPKDEFMRRVEDGTMAGHVGFEESITMIGDAVGWKVEGIKTQMAPITTDVDRKSPHGFAAAGDVCGVNMTGQGYVDGKVLIDMYHPQQIEPEQVGVFTGDYITLQGKPEINMAIKPETEGGLGTIAMCVNMIPQIINANPGLKTMLDLPVPRAIMGDMRDRIEKF; translated from the coding sequence ATGAAAAGAAATGTAAGAGTAGCAATTTGGGGATTCGGCGCAATGGGCAGTGGTATGGCTGAGATGCTTCTTAAAAAGACTGGTGTTGAAATCACGGCTGTATGTGATAGACACGAAGGCAGAGTTGGTAAAGATATTCATGAAGTACTAGGTGTTGAACGTGGTGATAGAGCCGAAGTAATCATCAACCCTAACGTTGAAGAAGTAATTAAAGAAGGCGTTTGTGATGTTGTATTATGTGCTACTGATTCCTTCACAAAGTCAGCGTTCCCAAGACTTAAATATTGCTTAGAGCAAAAGTTGAATGTAATCTCGACTGCTGAGGAAATGGCTTATCCACAAGCTCAAAATCCTGAACTTGCAGCTGAACTTGATAGAATTGCAAAAGAAAACGGCGTTTCAATCTTAGGTACTGGCATCAACCCAGGACTTATCATGGACTTGCTTGTGGTTATCCTTACAGGAGCTATGACTGAGCTTGACCATGTTAAAGCAGAAAGAATCAACTCACTTTCTCCATTTGGTCACACAGTAATGGAAGAGCAAGGCGTTGGACTACCAAAAGACGAGTTCATGAGACGTGTTGAAGACGGAACTATGGCTGGTCATGTTGGATTTGAAGAGTCAATCACGATGATCGGTGACGCTGTAGGTTGGAAAGTAGAAGGCATCAAAACTCAAATGGCTCCAATCACAACTGACGTAGACAGAAAATCACCACACGGTTTTGCTGCTGCTGGAGACGTTTGTGGTGTTAACATGACTGGTCAAGGTTATGTAGATGGTAAAGTGCTTATCGACATGTACCACCCACAACAAATCGAACCAGAGCAAGTTGGCGTATTCACAGGTGACTACATCACACTTCAAGGTAAGCCAGAAATCAACATGGCGATCAAACCAGAAACAGAAGGTGGTCTTGGAACAATCGCAATGTGCGTAAACATGATTCCACAAATCATCAATGCAAATCCTGGTCTTAAAACAATGCTTGACCTACCAGTACCAAGAGCGATTATGGGCGACATGAGAGATCGTATCGAGAAGTTCTAA
- a CDS encoding sigma-54-dependent Fis family transcriptional regulator: MSRKLLEEAFIELIEHIDEGVHIIDASGVTRVYNKAMEDIEGMKASQVIGKHITKAYDGWTEENSTLLTVLKTGKSLHRPNQKYLNLMGKPIATVNTSMPLFHEGEIIGALEVSQNITEVSELSEQIIQLRQQIMDPAKAKDHPNYKEKHYTFDMLIGQNKNYLNAIKIAKRAAKTSSSIMIVGETGTGKELFSQSIHYESDRKTFPFLAINCAAMPESLLESILFGTTKGSFTGAMDRPGLFEQADKGTLFLDEINSMSLNLQAKLLRVLQEGYVRRVGGLGDIPVDVRIIAATNEEPSKLIEKGEFRKDLYYRINVLAIKIPSLKERPEDIKHLVDYFIKYYNEKLSKDVWMLSEEVMNLLKQYEWRGNVRELQNFIESSLNMVQDEHVVNKEHMPDHWQEVFGSSKVKEERLTFVSDDRSLNEQIRELEIEIIKSKMNEHDSNVSRAAKSLGLSRQNLQYKLKLYGI, translated from the coding sequence ATGTCTAGAAAACTTTTAGAAGAAGCGTTTATAGAACTGATCGAGCATATTGATGAAGGTGTGCATATAATTGATGCCTCTGGAGTGACCCGTGTTTACAATAAGGCGATGGAAGATATCGAGGGTATGAAGGCTAGCCAAGTGATTGGTAAGCATATCACTAAGGCCTACGACGGCTGGACTGAAGAGAATTCGACGCTTTTGACCGTGCTTAAAACCGGAAAATCGCTGCATAGACCCAATCAGAAGTACCTTAACCTGATGGGAAAACCCATTGCTACTGTAAATACAAGCATGCCTCTTTTTCATGAAGGTGAGATTATCGGTGCGCTTGAAGTCTCGCAAAATATCACAGAAGTCAGTGAGCTTTCTGAACAGATCATACAGTTAAGGCAGCAAATCATGGATCCTGCAAAAGCTAAGGATCATCCCAATTATAAAGAAAAGCATTATACCTTCGATATGCTTATCGGACAAAATAAGAACTACCTGAATGCGATTAAGATTGCCAAGCGCGCGGCCAAAACCTCGTCGAGTATCATGATTGTCGGAGAGACCGGTACGGGTAAGGAACTGTTCTCACAAAGTATCCACTATGAAAGCGATAGAAAGACCTTTCCGTTTTTAGCAATCAACTGCGCCGCAATGCCCGAATCACTTTTAGAGAGCATCTTGTTCGGGACGACAAAGGGCAGCTTCACCGGTGCGATGGACAGACCGGGCCTGTTTGAACAGGCCGACAAGGGCACGCTGTTTTTAGATGAGATAAACTCCATGTCCCTAAACCTTCAGGCAAAACTGCTTAGGGTGCTGCAAGAGGGCTATGTCAGACGAGTAGGAGGGCTAGGTGATATTCCTGTGGATGTCCGGATTATCGCTGCGACCAACGAGGAGCCTTCGAAACTCATCGAAAAGGGCGAATTTAGAAAAGACCTTTATTATAGAATCAACGTACTAGCCATCAAGATTCCGAGTTTAAAAGAAAGACCTGAAGATATCAAGCACTTGGTGGACTATTTTATAAAATACTACAACGAAAAGCTGTCAAAAGACGTATGGATGCTCTCAGAAGAGGTGATGAACCTTTTAAAGCAATACGAATGGCGTGGCAATGTCAGAGAACTTCAGAACTTTATCGAATCCTCATTAAACATGGTGCAGGATGAGCATGTGGTCAATAAGGAACATATGCCTGACCACTGGCAAGAGGTTTTTGGAAGCTCGAAAGTTAAAGAGGAAAGACTCACGTTTGTCAGTGATGACAGGTCGCTTAATGAGCAGATCAGAGAGCTTGAGATTGAGATCATCAAGTCGAAAATGAATGAACATGACAGTAACGTGAGCAGGGCGGCAAAAAGTTTGGGCTTATCAAGACAAAACCTACAATATAAGCTGAAACTGTATGGGATTTAA
- a CDS encoding UDPGP type 1 family protein, which translates to MELFTTIEKHGQGHLIKHYESLPKEAQVDFLNQLKSIDFELIDRLYGQLVTGQQATDHERSLSPLLPDILTDADRITFEQLGIKVIAAGQVAALLLAGGQGSRLGHEGPKGTFDIGLASGASLFQLHIDSLKRVEKTTGTYIDFYIMTSDTNHDETVAYFVQNGYFGYPREKVTFFRQGMLPAVDFSGRIIIESEGKISFSPDGNGGCFVALGKSGVMRSILDKGIKWLFLFGIDNAITDVCDPVFVGYTEASMKQSASKVVKKISADEKVGVLCYDHLRPSIVEYSEMSEQDTRLTDEKGELVYSNANILNHLIRTDVLNDYLTEPMQYHLAVKKIKHITDSGVSVTPDKSNGYKYESFIFDIFPFFTDMGALQVSRELEFAPVKNKEGADSPQTAKALYMKKYK; encoded by the coding sequence ATGGAATTATTTACAACGATTGAGAAGCACGGTCAAGGACATTTGATAAAGCATTATGAGAGTTTGCCTAAGGAGGCGCAGGTTGATTTTTTAAATCAGTTGAAATCGATCGACTTTGAACTGATCGACCGACTGTATGGACAGCTTGTTACGGGGCAGCAGGCGACCGATCACGAACGGAGTCTTTCGCCACTCTTGCCTGATATCTTGACAGATGCTGATAGAATAACCTTTGAACAGCTGGGAATTAAGGTGATTGCAGCCGGGCAAGTTGCCGCACTGCTTCTTGCGGGGGGACAGGGGTCAAGGCTTGGACATGAAGGACCAAAGGGTACTTTTGATATCGGACTTGCCTCTGGTGCGTCTTTGTTCCAGCTGCATATCGATTCATTGAAAAGAGTTGAAAAGACCACTGGGACTTATATCGATTTTTATATCATGACCAGTGACACCAATCATGACGAAACCGTCGCCTATTTTGTGCAAAACGGCTACTTCGGCTACCCACGCGAGAAGGTGACTTTCTTCAGGCAGGGAATGCTGCCGGCAGTTGATTTTAGTGGGAGGATCATCATCGAATCCGAGGGCAAAATCAGCTTCAGCCCGGATGGCAATGGAGGCTGTTTTGTGGCGCTTGGTAAAAGTGGTGTGATGCGCTCGATATTAGATAAGGGTATCAAGTGGTTGTTCCTATTTGGAATTGACAATGCCATCACAGACGTCTGCGATCCTGTATTTGTAGGTTACACCGAGGCTTCTATGAAGCAATCCGCAAGCAAGGTCGTCAAAAAGATAAGTGCCGATGAAAAGGTCGGCGTACTATGCTACGATCACCTTAGACCTTCGATAGTGGAGTATTCTGAGATGAGCGAGCAAGATACACGCCTTACAGATGAGAAGGGCGAGCTTGTATACAGCAATGCGAACATTCTTAACCATCTGATAAGAACAGATGTGCTAAACGACTACCTGACAGAACCTATGCAGTATCATCTAGCGGTGAAAAAGATCAAACATATCACGGATTCTGGAGTTTCTGTTACACCAGATAAGTCGAACGGATATAAATACGAAAGCTTTATTTTCGACATATTCCCTTTCTTTACCGATATGGGAGCCCTGCAGGTGTCTCGCGAGCTTGAGTTCGCACCTGTTAAAAACAAAGAGGGTGCTGACTCACCCCAGACTGCAAAAGCGCTTTATATGAAGAAATACAAGTAG
- a CDS encoding N-acetyltransferase: protein MQIREEADLTVIQPLWEKLNAHHLEHSIDFKGFFESNYFERRLAFINEAEEVKLYVAEDHEDCGFIIVAIDKLRRGEVEALYLDSDKRGLGIGEELMQKGLDWLKAHHAKSISLKVAAGNEAVMDFYEKFGFKKRLYYMYQVEE, encoded by the coding sequence ATGCAGATTAGGGAAGAAGCAGATTTGACTGTCATTCAACCGCTATGGGAAAAGTTGAACGCGCATCATCTGGAACATTCAATTGATTTTAAGGGTTTTTTCGAGTCCAATTATTTTGAAAGAAGACTGGCATTCATCAACGAAGCGGAAGAAGTGAAATTGTATGTGGCTGAAGATCACGAGGATTGCGGTTTTATTATTGTTGCCATCGACAAACTCAGAAGAGGTGAAGTCGAAGCGCTCTATCTGGATTCTGATAAGAGGGGACTTGGCATCGGAGAAGAATTGATGCAAAAGGGACTTGACTGGCTTAAGGCACATCATGCCAAAAGCATCTCACTAAAGGTAGCTGCAGGCAATGAGGCTGTCATGGACTTTTACGAAAAATTTGGATTTAAAAAACGCCTATACTACATGTATCAGGTTGAAGAATAG
- the glyA gene encoding serine hydroxymethyltransferase, producing MNFRFLQSADPVVYEAIQNETKRQQDGLELIASENFVSEAVMEAAGSVFTNKYAEGYPGKRYYGGCSVTDVVETLAIERLKEIFSADHANVQPHSGANANMGVYLAALKPGDKVLGMDLSNGGHLTHGSPVNISGLYFDFVSYKLDPVTEMIDYDQVRQLAIEHKPKMIVAGASAYARKIDFAKFREICDEVGALLMVDMAHIAGLVAAGLHQNPCEYADFVTTTTHKTLRGPRGGAILCKAEHAKAVDKAIFPGLQGGPLVHVIAAKAVAFGEALQPAFKAYQEQVVKNANVLANELMSRGINLVSNGTDNHLMLIDLGAEGISGKVAEALLGDIEITVNKNTVPSETRSPFVTSGIRIGTPAVTSRGLVEEDMVEIADIIASCLNQTVEPAILKERVHTLCKKYPLYAK from the coding sequence ATGAATTTTAGATTTTTACAATCAGCAGATCCAGTGGTTTACGAAGCGATTCAAAACGAAACTAAAAGACAACAAGACGGTCTAGAACTGATCGCATCAGAAAACTTTGTATCAGAAGCGGTAATGGAAGCTGCAGGTAGCGTATTTACAAATAAGTATGCTGAAGGTTACCCAGGTAAGAGATACTACGGTGGCTGTTCGGTAACTGACGTAGTGGAGACGCTTGCAATCGAAAGATTGAAAGAAATCTTCAGCGCGGACCACGCGAACGTTCAACCGCATTCAGGCGCTAACGCGAACATGGGTGTTTACCTTGCCGCACTTAAACCTGGCGACAAAGTACTTGGTATGGATCTTTCTAACGGTGGTCACTTGACTCACGGTTCTCCGGTTAACATTTCTGGTCTTTACTTTGACTTTGTGTCATACAAACTAGACCCTGTAACAGAAATGATCGACTATGACCAAGTGAGACAACTTGCTATCGAGCATAAGCCAAAAATGATTGTAGCTGGTGCTTCGGCATACGCTAGAAAAATCGATTTTGCCAAGTTCAGAGAAATCTGTGACGAAGTCGGCGCGCTTTTAATGGTAGATATGGCTCATATCGCCGGTCTTGTAGCTGCTGGTCTTCACCAAAATCCATGTGAGTACGCTGACTTTGTAACGACGACTACTCATAAGACATTAAGAGGTCCACGTGGTGGAGCTATCCTTTGTAAAGCAGAGCACGCGAAAGCTGTTGACAAAGCGATCTTCCCAGGACTTCAAGGTGGACCGCTTGTTCACGTAATCGCTGCTAAGGCTGTTGCATTCGGCGAAGCGTTACAACCTGCATTTAAAGCTTACCAGGAGCAAGTGGTTAAGAACGCAAACGTTCTTGCTAACGAGCTGATGAGCCGTGGAATCAATCTAGTATCTAACGGTACAGACAATCACTTGATGCTTATCGACCTTGGCGCAGAAGGAATTAGCGGCAAAGTCGCAGAAGCGCTACTTGGCGATATCGAAATCACGGTCAACAAAAACACAGTACCTTCAGAAACACGTTCGCCATTTGTTACAAGCGGTATCAGAATTGGTACTCCTGCTGTAACTTCACGTGGTCTTGTTGAAGAAGATATGGTAGAAATCGCTGACATCATCGCATCATGCCTTAACCAAACGGTTGAGCCAGCGATACTTAAAGAGCGAGTTCACACGCTTTGCAAAAAATATCCGTTATACGCTAAATAG
- a CDS encoding SoxR reducing system RseC family protein — protein MNRIGQVVELDHDMAVVAMRKHTACGDCGACQLGEENMETTVNVLNPIDAQPGDFVEIDMADADVLRAAFLVYIIPLAALLLGIGLTQLFLGFIGVGNSELIGVLVGFASMAVSYIIIRKKDDALKGKKRYISTITKNFGNGETTQA, from the coding sequence ATGAATCGGATTGGACAGGTTGTAGAACTTGATCACGACATGGCAGTCGTCGCTATGAGAAAGCACACAGCGTGCGGTGATTGCGGCGCGTGTCAGTTGGGTGAGGAGAACATGGAGACAACAGTCAATGTTTTAAACCCGATCGATGCGCAACCAGGTGATTTTGTTGAAATCGATATGGCGGACGCGGATGTTCTGCGAGCTGCATTCCTAGTGTATATCATTCCGCTTGCGGCACTACTTTTAGGCATCGGACTTACGCAACTGTTTTTAGGCTTTATCGGTGTAGGTAATTCAGAATTGATCGGTGTACTTGTAGGGTTTGCCAGTATGGCGGTATCTTACATCATTATCAGAAAGAAAGATGATGCGTTAAAAGGAAAGAAACGCTACATTTCTACGATCACTAAAAATTTTGGCAACGGTGAAACGACTCAGGCTTAA
- the aspS gene encoding aspartate--tRNA ligase has translation MAEFLGTWKRTHYSGVLREEHIGQEVILMGWVQKKRNLGGLIFVDLRDREGISQIIFDSAVSEESFNKADQLTGECVIAVKGIVHKRESINESIPTGLVEVYGAELKILSFSQTPPIHINDDDNAGDQLKLKYRYLDLRKPKMQNFLKTRHKISSTIRDFLNREGFLDMETPVLTKPTPEGARDYLVPSRVHPGKFYALPQSPQLFKQLLMISGFDKYYQIVRCFRDEDLRADRQPEFTQVDIEMSFIDQEDIMAVNEKLMGELFKSVLGLELESKFMRMTYAEAMDKYGSDKPDLRFGMEMVKLNDLVADCGFSVFEDTVRDGHLVKAINVIGGAEAYSKKAMKNLEKTAKTYGAKGLAWLKVTEEGIDSPIAKFMTEEKIASIIEAMDAKVGDMVLFIADKKSVTNVTLGGLRLEAAKKLDLIDPNDIKVLWVVDFPLFEYDEDDGRFYAKHHPFTSPMEEDLDIIESDPENARAKAYDLVINGSEVGGGSIRIYDAELQNRMFKALGLTEEEITDKFGFLVEALKYGTPPHGGIAYGLDRLTMILTGTENIRDVIAFPKTQNAACPLTNAPSPADAAQLEELALAVVLKEKEEKTEE, from the coding sequence ATGGCAGAATTTTTAGGTACATGGAAACGTACACACTATAGCGGTGTGTTAAGAGAAGAACATATCGGTCAAGAAGTGATCTTGATGGGCTGGGTTCAGAAGAAGCGTAACTTAGGCGGACTGATCTTTGTGGATTTAAGAGACCGTGAAGGTATTTCACAAATCATCTTCGACAGCGCTGTTTCAGAAGAGTCCTTTAACAAGGCTGACCAGCTTACAGGTGAGTGTGTGATCGCTGTGAAGGGTATCGTACACAAGCGCGAATCGATCAATGAATCAATTCCTACGGGTCTTGTAGAAGTTTACGGTGCGGAGCTTAAGATTCTTTCGTTCTCGCAAACGCCGCCGATCCATATCAATGATGACGATAACGCCGGTGACCAGTTAAAACTTAAATACAGATATTTGGACTTAAGAAAACCTAAGATGCAGAACTTCCTTAAGACGCGTCATAAAATTTCTTCTACGATTAGAGATTTTTTAAACCGAGAAGGCTTTTTAGATATGGAAACACCAGTACTGACTAAACCGACTCCAGAAGGCGCACGCGACTACCTGGTGCCATCGAGAGTGCACCCTGGCAAGTTCTATGCGCTGCCACAGTCGCCACAGTTATTCAAACAGCTGCTGATGATTTCGGGCTTTGACAAATACTATCAGATCGTTAGATGTTTTAGAGACGAAGACCTTCGTGCTGATAGACAGCCTGAGTTCACGCAAGTGGATATCGAAATGTCCTTCATCGACCAGGAAGACATCATGGCCGTCAACGAAAAGCTGATGGGTGAACTTTTCAAGAGCGTCCTAGGATTGGAGCTTGAGTCTAAGTTTATGAGAATGACCTACGCTGAGGCGATGGACAAATACGGTTCGGACAAACCAGACTTACGTTTTGGCATGGAAATGGTGAAATTGAACGACTTAGTGGCAGATTGCGGATTTAGCGTATTTGAGGATACAGTTAGAGATGGTCATCTTGTAAAGGCGATCAATGTCATCGGTGGTGCCGAAGCATACAGTAAAAAAGCGATGAAGAATCTTGAGAAGACAGCAAAGACTTACGGAGCCAAAGGACTTGCTTGGTTGAAAGTCACCGAAGAAGGAATCGATTCGCCGATTGCCAAGTTCATGACAGAAGAAAAGATTGCTTCTATCATTGAAGCAATGGATGCGAAAGTAGGCGATATGGTCCTGTTTATCGCAGATAAGAAGTCGGTTACAAACGTCACACTTGGCGGTTTAAGACTAGAGGCTGCTAAAAAGCTTGACCTGATCGATCCTAACGATATTAAGGTTTTATGGGTGGTTGACTTCCCGCTGTTCGAGTACGATGAGGATGACGGCAGATTCTATGCGAAACACCATCCGTTCACAAGCCCGATGGAAGAGGATCTTGACATTATCGAATCTGACCCAGAAAACGCACGTGCTAAGGCATACGACCTTGTCATCAACGGATCTGAAGTGGGTGGCGGCAGTATCAGAATCTATGATGCCGAGCTTCAGAACAGAATGTTCAAGGCCCTTGGTCTTACTGAGGAGGAAATCACGGATAAGTTCGGGTTCCTTGTTGAAGCCCTTAAATACGGTACGCCACCACATGGCGGTATCGCTTACGGTCTTGACAGGTTGACAATGATCCTTACAGGAACTGAAAATATCAGAGACGTGATCGCATTCCCTAAAACACAAAATGCAGCGTGTCCTTTGACAAACGCACCTTCTCCAGCAGATGCAGCACAGCTTGAAGAACTGGCACTTGCGGTTGTTTTGAAGGAAAAGGAAGAAAAAACAGAAGAATAG